The proteins below are encoded in one region of Parus major isolate Abel chromosome 7, Parus_major1.1, whole genome shotgun sequence:
- the RPL37A gene encoding 60S ribosomal protein L37a — protein SSWFASQQAKRTKKVGIVGKYGTRYGASLRKMVKKIEISQHAKYTCSFCGKTKMKRKAVGIWHCGSCMKTVAGGAWTYNTTSAVTVKSAIRRLKELKDQ, from the exons TCATCCTGGTTTGCCTCCCAACAGGCCAAGCGCACTAAGAAGGTCGGGATCGTGGGTAAATATGGGACCCGTTATGGTGCATCCCTCAGGAAAATGGTGAAGAAGATTGAAATCAGCCAGCATGCCAAGTATACCTGCTCCTTCTGTGGCAAG ACAAAAATGAAGAGGAAGGCTGTGGGTATCTGGCACTGTGGATCCTGCATGAAGACAGTTGCTGGTGGTGCCTGGACTTACAA TACCACCTCTGCGGTGACAGTCAAATCTGCCATCAGAAGACTGAAGGAGCTGAAAGACCAGTAG